In one window of Halobacteriovorax sp. HLS DNA:
- the rpiB gene encoding ribose 5-phosphate isomerase B, whose product MKLFIGCDHAAFEEKEELKNYLVEKGYEIGDVGTHENERCDYPDFASALAIGVAHENVKGILLCGSGIGVSMVANKYKGIRAALCRSTTDARLSVEHNNSNVLCVGARINTMEEIKEITQAWLSAEFQNGRHAHRVEMFNSIGEDI is encoded by the coding sequence ATGAAACTATTTATTGGCTGCGATCACGCTGCATTCGAAGAAAAAGAAGAGCTTAAAAACTACCTTGTTGAGAAAGGTTATGAGATTGGTGATGTCGGTACTCATGAAAATGAAAGATGTGACTATCCAGACTTTGCTAGTGCCCTTGCTATAGGTGTTGCTCACGAAAATGTTAAAGGAATCCTCCTATGCGGATCTGGTATAGGTGTTTCAATGGTCGCTAATAAGTATAAGGGGATTAGGGCCGCTTTATGTAGAAGTACAACGGATGCTAGACTTTCAGTTGAGCACAATAACTCCAATGTTCTTTGTGTTGGAGCGAGAATCAATACAATGGAAGAAATCAAAGAGATTACGCAGGCATGGTTAAGTGCTGAATTTCAAAATGGACGACATGCTCATAGAGTAGAGATGTTCAATTCTATTGGTGAGGATATTTAA
- a CDS encoding polyprenol monophosphomannose synthase gives MLPFNKTLIIIPTFNEIDNIERMITTLFDMHKGVSLLIIEDGSPDGTADVVKKYQEKFPENLHMIQRTGKLGLGTAYVTGFKWALERDYEFVFEMDCDFSHDPKQVPDLLEAAQTNDLVIGSRYIDGIRIINWPFRRLLLSYLASIYTRFVTGIPVNDTTGGFKCFTRKALQSLNLDNIISKGYIFQLELNYKVWSQGLSVKEVPIIFYERRDGESKMAGGIIFEALFSVLQLRFYKMIGKLNS, from the coding sequence TTGTTACCTTTTAATAAGACACTTATAATTATTCCTACTTTCAATGAAATCGACAATATTGAAAGAATGATCACAACACTATTTGATATGCATAAAGGCGTATCTCTTTTAATTATTGAAGATGGCTCTCCTGATGGGACGGCCGATGTGGTTAAAAAATATCAAGAAAAGTTTCCTGAAAATTTACATATGATTCAAAGAACTGGAAAACTAGGTCTAGGAACAGCATATGTAACTGGCTTTAAATGGGCCTTAGAAAGAGACTATGAATTTGTCTTTGAAATGGACTGTGACTTTTCACATGATCCGAAGCAAGTTCCAGACCTACTTGAAGCTGCTCAAACAAATGACCTCGTTATTGGTTCTAGATATATTGATGGTATTAGAATTATTAATTGGCCGTTTAGAAGATTACTTCTTTCTTACTTAGCATCTATTTACACAAGATTTGTTACAGGAATACCTGTTAATGACACAACTGGTGGATTCAAGTGCTTCACAAGAAAAGCTCTTCAGTCTTTAAACTTGGATAATATAATTTCTAAAGGTTATATCTTTCAACTTGAACTTAATTATAAAGTTTGGAGCCAAGGACTTAGTGTTAAAGAAGTTCCTATTATATTCTATGAAAGAAGAGACGGTGAATCTAAGATGGCCGGAGGTATCATCTTCGAAGCTCTTTTTTCAGTCTTACAACTTAGATTTTATAAGATGATTGGAAAACTTAATTCATAA
- a CDS encoding thiol-disulfide oxidoreductase DCC family protein yields the protein MQQAIESPPPLLIFDGECSLCNRFAHSIKKFESTSHIEIESLHNDAIYIDHPYLSKEECEKKLHLVIDRDTILEGAAAVEHLIKLNPAIKKISWLIESDAGQKAMNLFYKSANVYRESLLNRCPKCKNK from the coding sequence ATGCAACAAGCTATAGAATCCCCCCCTCCACTTCTTATATTTGATGGAGAATGCTCACTATGCAATCGATTCGCACATTCAATTAAAAAGTTTGAATCCACTTCACATATAGAAATAGAGTCGCTTCATAACGATGCAATTTATATAGATCATCCCTACCTAAGTAAGGAAGAGTGTGAAAAAAAGCTTCACCTAGTCATTGATAGAGACACCATCTTAGAAGGAGCGGCTGCAGTTGAGCACTTAATAAAACTAAACCCAGCCATCAAGAAAATCTCTTGGCTCATTGAGAGTGACGCAGGCCAAAAAGCGATGAATCTATTCTATAAATCCGCAAATGTTTACCGTGAATCATTGCTAAATAGATGCCCAAAATGTAAGAATAAATAA
- a CDS encoding metal-dependent transcriptional regulator yields the protein MTNKTHEIELSHSMAHYLLTIHKLKEGRGFARVTDIAKDLKLTKGSVSTALNNLKKKGFVTEEEDCKFLLLTDKGHDEVHRILSSRTLLFYFLKDFVGVSEETAERDSCLMEHLMSSETSTKFFDFMKNLACTCERISKEGGELPKGFNFKTSLDFCEFDSAENFFESQTGDSHLDENS from the coding sequence ATGACTAACAAAACACACGAAATTGAATTATCCCACTCTATGGCCCACTACTTATTAACGATACATAAGTTAAAAGAAGGTAGGGGGTTTGCGAGAGTTACTGATATTGCTAAAGATCTTAAGTTAACAAAGGGAAGCGTTTCTACCGCTTTAAATAACTTAAAGAAAAAAGGCTTTGTTACTGAAGAAGAGGATTGTAAATTCTTACTTCTGACAGATAAGGGACACGATGAGGTTCATAGAATTCTTTCTTCAAGAACTCTACTCTTTTACTTTTTAAAAGACTTTGTAGGGGTTTCTGAGGAGACGGCAGAAAGAGATTCATGTTTAATGGAGCATTTAATGAGCTCAGAAACTAGTACTAAATTCTTTGATTTTATGAAGAACTTAGCATGTACTTGCGAGCGAATATCTAAAGAGGGTGGAGAGCTTCCTAAAGGTTTTAACTTTAAAACTTCTCTGGACTTCTGTGAATTTGATTCTGCTGAGAACTTTTTCGAAAGCCAAACAGGTGATTCTCACCTTGATGAAAACTCTTAA
- a CDS encoding glycosyltransferase, with protein MKHNILEDKVCLVVPFYNEQQNVAPFIEEWVSVLTFHKIKYQILAINCGSTDDTRGVLRSLASDNSAIVLTDIQNEGYGQCLKRGLLEATNTNSRWIFHTDSNGELRALDFLKLWKERNSFHTQIGYRANFSGLRIKDICSNLISKFASLLYQTSLKDIDISYRLYESTHLKNMLHEIPSVTCSPNVFLSLLAARTSKGMRQIPVVHRRRIFGASSTSLFSFIAMQIQLFFELCAFRSIYNFKVKEVRKLSQKEAPLKVTSK; from the coding sequence ATGAAACATAACATTTTAGAAGATAAAGTTTGCTTAGTTGTTCCATTTTATAACGAGCAACAAAATGTTGCTCCTTTTATAGAAGAGTGGGTCTCAGTCCTAACCTTTCACAAGATAAAATATCAAATTTTGGCAATAAACTGTGGTTCAACAGATGACACTCGTGGAGTCTTAAGATCACTGGCATCAGACAATAGTGCAATTGTCTTAACGGATATTCAAAATGAAGGTTACGGTCAATGTTTAAAGCGTGGACTATTAGAAGCTACAAATACTAATTCACGATGGATATTTCATACTGATAGTAATGGTGAGCTAAGAGCATTAGATTTTTTAAAACTATGGAAAGAAAGAAATAGTTTTCATACTCAAATAGGATACAGAGCTAATTTTTCAGGCCTTCGTATAAAAGATATTTGCTCAAATTTGATTTCTAAATTCGCATCTCTTCTGTATCAGACTTCACTGAAGGATATAGATATATCCTATAGATTATATGAATCTACTCATCTAAAGAATATGCTTCATGAAATACCTTCAGTAACATGTTCACCTAATGTATTTTTAAGCCTTCTCGCAGCTAGGACATCTAAAGGAATGAGACAAATTCCAGTCGTTCATCGCAGACGTATTTTTGGCGCTAGCTCAACTTCGCTATTCAGTTTCATCGCTATGCAAATTCAACTTTTCTTTGAACTTTGTGCATTTAGATCTATTTATAATTTCAAAGTGAAGGAAGTAAGAAAGTTATCGCAAAAAGAAGCGCCCCTAAAAGTTACTTCAAAGTAA
- a CDS encoding Npt1/Npt2 family nucleotide transporter — MATSDYFSDLKDQLLSLGKDKKKALILASLSLFFLLFSYPMIRSAAEAIFLESYGAKSSPLAWLYSIVALSISISIFNKLQVSKSVQTIFWLIGLSTFAILSIAVFFINKDVKLLSYVLIIWKEVYIVLMVHLVLGYVNSILSYKLAKTIYGPMGALGSIGGIIGGQVTSKYVGALGGAEGVAIFGSVFIVVSCICFQLTGPKFSRLDDTNDRKNESPLHSILDVKKYVFLIALIILLSQFCINLANFKFNIMLERFVQTKAEKVSYLGNLYSSINGVSLFMQVLVIPVLFNLVKNRSIHFFIPVFFFLISGLGVSLGSASLFPVALTFVMFKGTDYSLFSAAKEMLYFPLVTRQKYGAKYVVDMVVYRFAKGLISFLLIFYQSETFVDICLSICLIVWIFILIPLFIEQKKVLKVNKEYL; from the coding sequence ATGGCAACTTCTGATTATTTCTCCGACCTAAAAGATCAGCTACTTTCCTTGGGAAAGGATAAAAAGAAGGCCTTAATATTGGCCAGCCTAAGCCTTTTCTTTCTACTCTTTTCTTATCCTATGATCAGAAGTGCCGCTGAGGCAATATTCTTAGAAAGCTATGGTGCAAAGAGCTCACCCCTTGCATGGCTATACTCTATTGTCGCTCTAAGTATTTCTATTTCGATATTTAATAAATTACAGGTTAGTAAAAGTGTTCAAACCATCTTTTGGCTAATTGGGCTTAGTACATTTGCTATATTATCAATTGCAGTATTCTTTATTAATAAGGACGTAAAACTACTCTCATATGTTTTGATTATATGGAAAGAAGTTTACATTGTTCTGATGGTTCATCTTGTCTTAGGTTATGTGAATTCTATTTTAAGCTATAAACTGGCAAAGACTATTTATGGCCCAATGGGAGCACTTGGATCAATTGGTGGAATTATAGGCGGACAGGTTACATCAAAGTATGTTGGTGCTTTGGGTGGTGCTGAAGGTGTGGCCATATTTGGTTCTGTTTTTATTGTCGTTTCATGTATCTGTTTTCAGTTAACGGGACCTAAATTCAGTAGGCTTGATGATACGAATGATAGAAAGAATGAATCACCATTACATAGTATTTTAGATGTAAAAAAGTATGTATTTTTAATCGCTCTAATTATTCTTCTTTCACAGTTTTGTATTAATCTAGCTAACTTTAAATTTAATATTATGCTTGAGAGGTTTGTTCAAACAAAAGCAGAGAAAGTTAGCTATCTGGGGAATCTCTATTCCTCCATAAATGGTGTATCACTATTTATGCAAGTCCTAGTTATTCCAGTGTTGTTTAATCTGGTAAAAAATCGCTCTATTCACTTCTTTATCCCTGTTTTCTTCTTTCTTATCTCTGGACTTGGGGTTTCTTTGGGAAGTGCGTCACTTTTTCCCGTTGCTTTGACATTCGTTATGTTTAAGGGAACTGATTATTCTCTATTTAGTGCTGCAAAGGAAATGCTTTATTTTCCATTGGTTACAAGGCAAAAATATGGCGCAAAATATGTTGTTGATATGGTAGTGTATCGTTTTGCGAAAGGGCTTATTTCCTTTTTGCTAATATTTTATCAAAGTGAAACTTTTGTTGATATATGCCTTTCAATTTGTCTAATTGTTTGGATTTTTATATTAATTCCACTGTTCATAGAACAGAAGAAAGTTTTGAAGGTTAATAAGGAGTATTTATGA
- a CDS encoding M3 family metallopeptidase, with product MNPISNEYKTVFSTVPFEEIKNEHYLPALEEGIKIAKDNLAKIKANPEPATFENTIVALERSGDAVDKVAEIFFNLLSAETNDEMQEIAKEFSPKITAYGNDILLDAELFSKVKEVWENKDSFSLDAEDLKLLEKNYKSFVRNGALLNETQKSELRSIDEELSTLSLNFGNNNLKETNKYEMVLENESDLAGLPDGAKEAAAMIAKEKGYEGKWVITLDYPSLIPFMTYAENRDLREKLYRANTTKSCKGDELDNKENVKRFSVLRHKRANLLGYASHADFTLEERMASTPGNVGEFLENLLSKSKPHAQNEIEELKKYVIANGGPEDLQNWDTAFWSEKLKKEKFSVDDEMLKPYFKLENVIDGVFQVASKLYGLNFNERSDIQKYHKDVMTYEVTDESGKHIAAFYADFFPRATKRNGAWMTAYRGQSNFAGEEKRPHISIVCNFTKPTETKPSLLTFNEVTTLFHEFGHALHGMLADTKYPSLSGTSVFWDFVELPSQILENWAYEQECLALFAKHYETGEVIPSELVQKIKDSASFHAGMGTMRQLSFALLDMAWHSGDNSSVDDAEAFEKKAMESTTLLPKVDGSMMSTSFGHIFAGGYSSGYYSYKWAEVLDADAFEHFKENGIFNREIAKKFKDNILSKGGTEHPMELYKKFRGAEPTPDALLRRSGLI from the coding sequence ATGAACCCAATATCTAACGAGTATAAAACGGTATTTTCAACAGTACCTTTTGAAGAAATTAAAAATGAACACTATCTTCCCGCACTTGAGGAAGGAATTAAAATAGCAAAAGACAATCTTGCAAAAATTAAAGCAAACCCAGAACCGGCTACTTTTGAAAATACAATTGTTGCTTTAGAAAGGTCTGGAGATGCTGTAGATAAGGTAGCTGAAATATTTTTTAATCTCTTGTCTGCTGAAACAAATGATGAAATGCAAGAAATTGCAAAAGAGTTCTCTCCTAAGATAACTGCGTATGGGAATGACATTCTTCTAGATGCTGAACTTTTTTCTAAGGTCAAAGAGGTTTGGGAAAATAAAGATTCTTTTTCATTAGATGCGGAAGATTTAAAACTACTAGAAAAGAATTATAAATCATTTGTTAGAAATGGAGCTCTTCTTAATGAAACTCAAAAAAGTGAACTACGTAGTATCGATGAGGAGCTATCAACTCTTTCTTTAAATTTTGGTAATAATAACCTTAAAGAAACTAATAAATACGAAATGGTTCTTGAGAATGAGTCGGACCTTGCTGGTCTTCCTGATGGAGCTAAGGAAGCTGCCGCAATGATTGCTAAGGAAAAAGGATATGAAGGTAAGTGGGTAATAACTTTAGATTATCCAAGTTTGATTCCTTTTATGACTTATGCAGAAAATAGAGATTTAAGAGAAAAGTTATACCGTGCAAATACGACGAAGTCTTGCAAAGGTGATGAGCTTGATAATAAAGAAAATGTGAAGAGGTTCTCTGTACTTAGGCATAAGAGGGCAAACCTTTTAGGTTATGCTAGTCATGCTGATTTCACTTTAGAAGAAAGAATGGCCTCGACTCCTGGAAATGTTGGAGAGTTTTTGGAAAATCTACTTTCTAAATCTAAACCACATGCTCAAAATGAAATCGAAGAGTTAAAAAAGTATGTAATTGCTAATGGTGGGCCGGAAGATCTACAGAACTGGGATACTGCATTTTGGTCTGAGAAGCTTAAGAAGGAAAAGTTTAGTGTTGATGACGAAATGTTAAAACCGTACTTTAAATTAGAAAATGTTATTGATGGTGTTTTTCAAGTTGCTTCAAAGCTGTATGGCCTAAATTTTAATGAAAGATCAGATATTCAAAAGTATCACAAAGATGTGATGACTTATGAAGTTACAGACGAGTCAGGAAAGCATATTGCTGCTTTTTATGCGGATTTCTTCCCAAGAGCAACTAAAAGAAATGGTGCTTGGATGACGGCCTATAGAGGTCAGTCTAATTTTGCGGGAGAAGAAAAAAGGCCGCATATTTCTATTGTGTGTAACTTTACTAAACCTACTGAAACAAAGCCTTCTCTTTTAACATTCAATGAAGTTACAACCTTGTTTCACGAGTTTGGTCACGCCCTTCATGGTATGCTTGCTGATACAAAGTATCCAAGTCTTTCTGGAACTAGTGTATTTTGGGATTTCGTTGAGCTTCCATCCCAAATCCTGGAGAACTGGGCGTACGAACAAGAATGTCTCGCTCTATTTGCAAAGCACTATGAAACTGGGGAAGTTATTCCATCTGAGTTAGTTCAAAAAATTAAAGATTCTGCTAGCTTCCACGCTGGAATGGGAACTATGAGACAGTTAAGTTTCGCACTTTTAGATATGGCATGGCACTCTGGAGATAATTCGTCTGTTGATGATGCAGAAGCATTTGAGAAAAAAGCGATGGAATCCACAACTCTCTTGCCTAAAGTAGATGGATCTATGATGTCTACTTCATTTGGTCATATTTTTGCGGGAGGATATTCGTCAGGATATTATTCATATAAGTGGGCGGAAGTTTTAGATGCAGATGCATTTGAGCACTTTAAAGAAAATGGAATCTTTAACAGAGAGATTGCTAAAAAGTTTAAGGACAATATCCTTTCTAAAGGTGGAACAGAACATCCAATGGAACTTTATAAAAAGTTTAGAGGAGCAGAACCTACTCCGGATGCACTACTTAGAAGAAGTGGATTAATTTAA
- a CDS encoding saccharopine dehydrogenase, with the protein MKATFILRKEFKAFERRTPLTPANAKKIIEAGHSVKVETCPDRIFKDSEYQEVGCEITPIESWKQEDERSFILGLKELPLDSFPLKHRHIYFAHIFKGQDGHKEVLNRYIQGNGQHFDLEYLVDENSRRVAAFGKWAGFVGAAISLDRFYQKQLNTPYPAMKSFEDINGLYSQISSHKEESTRNPRAIIIGAKGRCGSGAKEVFDHFGVETTLWDYEETKAGGPFKEIAEHDIFVNCVLMTTKVPPFITKDILAGNKNLSIIGDVSCDPTSNLNPIPIYDDITSWEKPFVETCGLELLAVDNLPSLLPRESSVDFSDQLTPHLLNLATKGIEDPVWKAALDTFNKFSKS; encoded by the coding sequence ATGAAAGCTACTTTTATACTAAGAAAAGAATTTAAGGCCTTTGAAAGAAGAACTCCTCTAACACCGGCCAATGCCAAGAAAATAATCGAAGCAGGTCATAGTGTAAAAGTTGAAACTTGTCCTGATCGAATTTTTAAGGATAGTGAATATCAAGAAGTGGGATGTGAAATTACTCCAATTGAATCTTGGAAGCAGGAAGATGAGAGATCTTTTATTCTAGGCCTTAAAGAGCTTCCACTTGATAGCTTCCCTCTAAAACATAGACATATCTACTTCGCACATATTTTTAAGGGCCAAGATGGTCATAAAGAAGTACTAAATAGATATATTCAAGGCAACGGACAACACTTTGATCTAGAATACTTAGTCGATGAAAACTCAAGGCGTGTAGCCGCATTTGGAAAGTGGGCAGGCTTTGTAGGAGCAGCAATTTCTCTAGATCGATTCTATCAAAAACAATTGAATACTCCTTACCCAGCAATGAAATCATTTGAAGATATTAATGGTCTTTATTCCCAAATTTCATCACACAAAGAAGAGTCAACTCGCAATCCTAGAGCAATAATTATTGGAGCAAAGGGACGATGCGGAAGTGGAGCAAAAGAAGTTTTCGATCACTTTGGTGTAGAAACTACTTTATGGGACTATGAAGAAACTAAGGCCGGCGGCCCCTTCAAAGAAATCGCTGAGCACGATATTTTCGTTAACTGCGTTTTAATGACAACGAAAGTACCTCCATTTATCACTAAAGATATCCTCGCAGGAAATAAAAACCTATCAATTATTGGTGATGTTAGCTGTGATCCAACAAGTAATCTTAATCCAATTCCTATTTATGATGATATTACTTCGTGGGAGAAACCATTCGTTGAGACTTGTGGACTAGAACTGCTTGCCGTAGATAACCTTCCAAGCCTATTACCAAGAGAGAGCTCTGTCGATTTTTCAGATCAGCTTACTCCTCACCTGCTTAATCTTGCAACTAAAGGTATCGAAGACCCTGTATGGAAAGCTGCTTTAGATACCTTTAATAAATTTTCTAAATCTTAA
- a CDS encoding nitronate monooxygenase family protein has protein sequence MIKTWLTETFKIKYPIILAPMFLVSNNKMLIEASKAGFMGCIPALNWRTPEEFEKGIKELKEKCEGPFGINLIANKSNIHLKKQIEICEKYIPDFIITSLGSPEEIIKRCGSKGTKVICDVVDVTYAKKCEELGADALIAVNSGAGGHAGPTPASILVPLLKENCSLPVISAGGVGTGSALFSVLALGSEGVSIGSPFIATVESDVSEGYKQAVVDYGAKDIVMTTKVSGSPCTVINTPFVKKIGTEQNFLESYLNKNKKLKKYAKMLTYYKGMKLVEKAAFSATYKSVWCAGPSIEFTDKIETTKDIIDRLISEYEISVKEFQEKMV, from the coding sequence ATGATAAAAACATGGCTTACTGAGACATTTAAGATTAAATATCCAATAATTTTAGCTCCAATGTTCCTAGTATCAAATAATAAGATGCTAATTGAAGCGTCTAAGGCCGGTTTTATGGGCTGTATACCTGCACTTAACTGGAGAACTCCTGAAGAATTTGAAAAGGGAATTAAAGAACTCAAAGAAAAGTGTGAAGGTCCATTTGGCATCAATCTCATAGCAAACAAGTCAAATATTCATCTAAAAAAGCAAATTGAAATTTGTGAGAAGTATATTCCAGACTTTATTATTACCTCCCTTGGGAGTCCTGAAGAAATAATTAAAAGATGTGGGTCTAAGGGAACAAAAGTCATCTGCGATGTCGTTGATGTTACTTATGCTAAGAAATGCGAAGAACTTGGCGCCGATGCTTTAATTGCAGTGAATTCTGGAGCTGGAGGACATGCCGGCCCTACTCCTGCTTCAATTCTTGTTCCTCTACTAAAAGAAAACTGTTCTCTACCGGTTATTAGTGCTGGAGGTGTAGGAACAGGATCAGCTCTTTTTTCTGTCCTTGCTCTTGGCTCAGAAGGCGTCTCAATTGGTTCTCCATTCATTGCAACAGTTGAAAGTGATGTTTCTGAAGGCTATAAGCAAGCAGTTGTTGACTACGGAGCAAAGGATATTGTGATGACTACTAAAGTATCTGGCTCCCCTTGTACTGTCATTAATACTCCTTTTGTTAAAAAGATTGGTACAGAACAAAACTTTCTAGAGTCGTACTTAAATAAAAATAAGAAATTAAAGAAGTATGCAAAAATGCTGACGTATTACAAGGGTATGAAGCTCGTTGAAAAAGCTGCCTTTTCTGCAACTTATAAGAGTGTATGGTGTGCTGGTCCATCTATTGAGTTTACAGATAAAATAGAAACGACTAAAGATATTATAGATAGATTAATTTCAGAATATGAAATCTCCGTTAAAGAGTTTCAAGAGAAAATGGTTTAA
- a CDS encoding M20/M25/M40 family metallo-hydrolase, whose protein sequence is MKNSLKWISLSLLLSANVYAAPAKKFITIDNDAVHFSKSKFKSSVSALKSVEGISVLEIDENSLLELSHEMHENFHRCGGFMLHDSLEDAMEAVNSIETRNFAKSAPFADYNITAEDEVTPLIPQVSEKEITSTIKKLSSFKNRYYQSETGVQAVKWIHDKWAALTAHRSDVTVELYNHSSWKQPSVILTIKGESDETIVVGGHADSIAGYWGRERATAPGADDNASGIATVTEIIRVLATSNFKPTKTIKFMGYAAEEVGLRGSKEIAKRMKNDGANIIGVLQLDMTNYKGSDLDIVMMTDFTNQQQNAFIGNLLDKYLPEISWGYDKCGYGCSDHASWHGEGYPASMPFESKKRDMNNNIHTARDTIEQSRGGSNHAVKFAKLGLSFVVELDR, encoded by the coding sequence ATGAAAAACTCATTGAAATGGATTTCGCTCTCATTGCTATTAAGTGCGAATGTTTATGCTGCACCGGCCAAGAAATTTATTACTATCGATAACGATGCTGTTCACTTTTCTAAGTCAAAATTCAAATCATCAGTCTCTGCACTTAAGTCAGTAGAAGGTATTTCAGTTCTTGAAATTGATGAAAACTCTCTATTAGAGCTAAGTCATGAAATGCATGAGAACTTTCACCGTTGCGGTGGGTTTATGCTTCATGACTCTTTAGAAGATGCAATGGAGGCGGTTAACTCAATTGAGACTCGTAACTTTGCTAAGTCTGCTCCGTTTGCAGATTATAACATTACAGCAGAGGATGAGGTGACACCTCTTATTCCTCAAGTTAGTGAAAAAGAAATAACTAGTACTATTAAAAAATTATCAAGTTTTAAAAATAGATATTATCAATCAGAAACTGGTGTTCAGGCCGTGAAGTGGATTCACGATAAGTGGGCCGCTCTTACTGCTCATAGAAGTGACGTAACTGTTGAGCTATATAATCATTCTAGCTGGAAGCAGCCATCTGTTATTTTAACTATTAAGGGTGAGTCTGATGAAACAATTGTAGTTGGTGGTCACGCTGACTCTATTGCCGGTTATTGGGGAAGAGAAAGAGCGACGGCACCTGGTGCGGATGATAATGCATCAGGAATTGCGACTGTAACTGAAATTATTCGAGTTCTTGCAACGTCGAACTTCAAGCCTACTAAAACAATTAAGTTTATGGGCTATGCCGCTGAAGAGGTTGGTCTTAGAGGATCAAAAGAAATTGCGAAAAGAATGAAAAATGATGGAGCGAATATAATTGGAGTTCTTCAATTAGATATGACGAATTATAAAGGTTCTGATCTTGATATCGTTATGATGACTGACTTCACTAATCAGCAACAAAATGCTTTCATAGGAAATCTATTAGACAAGTATTTACCAGAAATAAGCTGGGGATATGACAAATGTGGTTACGGTTGTTCTGATCATGCATCATGGCATGGTGAAGGATATCCAGCGTCAATGCCATTTGAGTCTAAAAAGAGAGATATGAATAACAATATTCATACTGCTCGTGATACAATTGAACAATCAAGAGGTGGTTCTAACCACGCTGTAAAATTTGCTAAGCTTGGTCTATCGTTCGTTGTTGAATTAGACAGGTAG